One window from the genome of Dolosigranulum savutiense encodes:
- a CDS encoding CYTH domain-containing protein → MSQEIEIEYKNLLTKTEFDRIITQFQLNHENPFTQTNYYFDTTDFQLKAHHSALRIRTRPDQPHAEMTLKTPKEGQLLETTTQLTLEQAQSFLYRKIIEPTTEIAQQLQKIGLEQKQIKPLTLFAELTTTRREKQLPQGTIVLDHSWYGTQEDFELEVESTTAADGQALFQAILQQCKIPHRKTPHKIKRAQQALQQ, encoded by the coding sequence ATGTCACAAGAAATTGAGATTGAATACAAAAATTTGTTGACCAAAACAGAATTTGACCGAATAATAACTCAGTTCCAGCTTAATCACGAGAATCCGTTCACGCAGACCAATTACTATTTTGACACAACAGATTTTCAATTAAAGGCTCATCACTCAGCCTTGCGCATCCGTACGCGCCCCGACCAACCCCACGCTGAGATGACTTTAAAAACACCTAAAGAGGGACAATTATTAGAAACAACCACCCAACTGACCTTAGAACAAGCTCAATCATTCCTTTACCGGAAAATTATTGAGCCCACAACAGAAATCGCGCAACAACTACAAAAAATTGGCTTAGAACAAAAACAAATCAAGCCACTCACTCTATTTGCTGAATTAACAACAACCCGCCGAGAAAAACAGCTTCCCCAAGGTACGATTGTCCTCGATCATAGTTGGTATGGCACACAGGAAGATTTCGAATTAGAAGTCGAATCCACTACAGCAGCAGACGGTCAGGCGCTATTTCAAGCAATTTTACAGCAATGTAAGATCCCTCACCGTAAAACACCTCATAAAATTAAACGTGCTCAACAAGCACTCCAGCAATAA
- a CDS encoding GTP pyrophosphokinase family protein, producing MERNWDKTLYPYELALKELKVKLRGIRGMYRLMNRPSPIEFVTGRLKPVESIIDKAQRRHMSLDQLESEMEDIVGLRIMCPFVEDIYEVVDLIDQREDLTIIEERDYITHKKKSGYRSYHLICRYPVELVEGRRFVLVEIQVRTLAMNFWASIEHSLHYKKDDQYYPEDIAERLQSVAESVFLLDEEMSQLRQEIREIDAQHHLEEE from the coding sequence ATGGAGCGTAACTGGGATAAGACGCTATATCCGTATGAATTAGCGCTAAAAGAATTAAAAGTAAAATTAAGAGGTATTAGAGGGATGTATCGGTTGATGAACCGGCCGAGTCCAATTGAGTTTGTAACAGGCCGATTGAAACCAGTCGAGAGTATTATCGATAAGGCGCAGCGTCGTCATATGTCGTTAGATCAACTGGAGTCGGAGATGGAAGATATCGTCGGTCTGCGTATTATGTGTCCGTTCGTCGAGGATATTTATGAGGTCGTTGATTTGATTGATCAGCGCGAAGATTTGACAATTATTGAGGAACGGGACTATATTACGCATAAGAAAAAAAGTGGATACCGGTCGTATCATTTAATTTGTCGTTATCCAGTTGAATTAGTGGAAGGACGACGGTTTGTGTTAGTTGAAATCCAAGTCCGTACGTTGGCGATGAATTTTTGGGCATCAATTGAACATTCACTTCACTATAAAAAAGATGATCAATATTATCCAGAAGACATTGCTGAGCGATTGCAATCAGTCGCTGAATCTGTTTTTTTGTTAGATGAAGAGATGTCACAGCTCAGACAAGAGATTAGAGAAATTGATGCCCAACATCATTTGGAAGAGGAGTAG
- a CDS encoding NAD kinase has protein sequence MRIKLTHNYSKKSLAVFTKLEELLLAEDFQLVDEQPDIIITVGGDGTLLSAFEKHQDLIDSVRFIGLHTGHLGFYTDWREYDLERLIEGLKKDTGEYIEYPLLDVTVFCTQGQEPRHYLALNESTIKRHDSTLVCDVGIRDELFERFRGDGLCVSTPTGSTGLNKSLGGAVLHPRLKALQLTEMASLNNRVFRTLSSPLVIAPDEWIKLTPINTDSFMLSIDQHVYHERHVESVQYRISDKTIRFARYEHTHFWDRVEDAFLGAKKRHES, from the coding sequence ATGCGTATAAAATTGACCCATAATTATTCAAAAAAATCTCTTGCCGTATTTACGAAACTTGAAGAACTTTTGTTAGCAGAAGACTTTCAGTTAGTGGATGAACAGCCTGATATTATTATAACGGTCGGAGGCGACGGCACGTTACTGTCTGCGTTTGAGAAGCATCAAGATTTGATTGATTCAGTTCGATTTATTGGTTTACATACGGGACATTTAGGGTTTTATACGGATTGGCGGGAGTATGATTTAGAGCGACTCATAGAAGGCCTGAAAAAAGATACAGGCGAATATATTGAATACCCATTGTTAGATGTGACGGTTTTTTGTACGCAAGGGCAAGAGCCACGTCATTATTTAGCGTTGAATGAGTCAACGATTAAGCGGCATGATAGTACGTTGGTTTGTGATGTGGGAATTCGAGATGAGTTGTTTGAACGGTTTCGCGGTGATGGCTTATGTGTCTCAACCCCGACTGGCTCGACAGGCTTAAATAAATCTTTAGGCGGAGCAGTGTTGCATCCGCGACTAAAAGCCCTTCAACTCACAGAGATGGCGTCGTTAAATAATCGTGTCTTCCGGACATTGAGTTCGCCATTGGTTATTGCACCCGATGAGTGGATTAAGTTGACCCCCATTAATACAGATAGCTTCATGCTGTCGATTGATCAGCATGTCTATCATGAACGTCATGTAGAATCGGTGCAGTATCGCATTTCTGATAAGACGATTCGTTTTGCTCGATACGAGCATACGCACTTCTGGGATCGTGTGGAGGATGCTTTTTTAGGAGCGAAGAAGCGACATGAGAGTTAA
- a CDS encoding RluA family pseudouridine synthase, with amino-acid sequence MRVKWTVGSQHPKLLREFLRKQGVSRKLLAKLKVEGEICLNDDPVRVTVPISEGDQVIIELPPELRNEQVVLSDKPLDILYEDEALLVVNKPCGVASVPSPEHRDDTMVNRVAAYICDQDYYHQAVHVVTRLDRETSGVMLFAKNGFIHALMDHQLRKRTLDKLYVAVVEGQVTPDYGILTFPIGRSQESIIERIVDDSDAGKPAKTEYWVREVREHLSVVDVKLWTGRTHQIRVHFAHIGHPLIGDDLYGGHLKLLQRHALHCRQLTLAHPLTGQPLHIVADLPDDLQTLIHENNQKY; translated from the coding sequence ATGAGAGTTAAGTGGACGGTTGGTAGCCAACACCCCAAATTATTGCGTGAATTTTTGCGAAAGCAAGGGGTGTCACGGAAGTTATTGGCTAAGCTGAAGGTCGAGGGAGAGATTTGCCTGAATGATGATCCGGTTAGGGTGACGGTGCCGATCAGTGAAGGGGATCAGGTTATTATTGAGCTTCCACCTGAGTTGCGTAATGAGCAAGTTGTCTTGTCAGATAAACCGCTCGATATTTTATACGAAGATGAGGCATTGTTAGTGGTAAACAAACCGTGTGGCGTGGCCTCAGTGCCGTCTCCTGAACATCGTGACGATACGATGGTGAATCGGGTGGCCGCCTATATTTGTGATCAAGATTATTATCATCAAGCGGTGCATGTTGTGACGCGTTTAGACCGAGAGACGTCCGGAGTGATGCTGTTTGCGAAGAATGGCTTTATTCATGCCTTGATGGACCACCAATTACGCAAGCGGACGCTCGATAAGTTATACGTAGCCGTTGTTGAGGGACAAGTTACTCCTGATTATGGAATATTGACCTTTCCGATTGGGCGGAGCCAAGAGTCGATTATTGAACGGATAGTGGATGATTCGGATGCAGGCAAGCCGGCGAAGACAGAATATTGGGTACGCGAGGTGCGTGAGCACTTATCGGTTGTTGATGTAAAATTATGGACAGGGCGAACACATCAAATTCGGGTCCACTTTGCACATATTGGTCACCCATTAATTGGTGATGATCTGTACGGTGGCCATCTAAAATTGTTGCAACGACACGCTTTGCACTGTCGGCAGTTGACGTTGGCGCATCCTCTAACAGGCCAGCCCTTGCATATCGTGGCAGATTTGCCGGATGATTTGCAGACGCTTATTCATGAAAACAATCAAAAATACTAG
- a CDS encoding GNAT family N-acetyltransferase: MLEFKMTQDLTSPVYADALMIRRRVFIDGQGVPESLEVDDMEAQARHIVGYQEGEPVVVARLIDKELGKTYKVQRVAVVADWRKHGFGKQLMRYIEDFALEQDVRSLILNAQNTAIGFYESLDYEIIGDVFLEAGIPHHTMRKTLSDYTL, encoded by the coding sequence ATGCTTGAGTTTAAGATGACCCAAGACTTGACGAGTCCAGTGTATGCTGATGCCTTAATGATTCGACGCCGTGTCTTTATTGATGGACAAGGTGTTCCCGAATCGCTCGAAGTGGACGATATGGAAGCTCAAGCTCGCCATATTGTTGGCTACCAAGAAGGCGAACCCGTCGTCGTGGCTCGTTTAATCGATAAAGAATTGGGCAAAACTTATAAAGTCCAACGCGTAGCTGTCGTAGCAGATTGGCGCAAACATGGATTCGGTAAGCAATTAATGCGCTATATCGAAGACTTTGCGCTCGAACAAGATGTACGCTCGCTCATACTCAATGCTCAGAATACGGCAATTGGCTTCTATGAATCATTGGATTACGAGATTATTGGCGATGTCTTCTTAGAGGCCGGCATCCCACATCACACCATGCGCAAGACATTATCCGACTACACACTCTAA
- a CDS encoding GNAT family N-acetyltransferase translates to MATFKTTTDIHNPVFKEAAHIRSLVFVQEQGFEENEEADDIERGYKHIHVVGYIDDQPLTTARLLPTEDGQTYLIERVATVEEGRGQGLGEALFHFIESFARERGVQELVLDAQDAALIFYEKLGYTIASPGFFEYGRPHHTMHKILREDATNA, encoded by the coding sequence ATGGCAACATTTAAAACAACAACCGATATTCATAACCCAGTATTTAAGGAAGCCGCTCATATTCGTAGTCTTGTCTTTGTACAAGAACAAGGATTTGAAGAGAATGAGGAAGCAGACGATATAGAACGTGGCTATAAGCATATTCATGTCGTCGGATATATTGATGATCAACCATTAACCACTGCACGACTTTTACCGACAGAAGATGGACAAACTTACTTAATTGAGCGTGTGGCAACAGTCGAAGAGGGGCGCGGCCAAGGATTAGGAGAAGCACTCTTTCACTTTATTGAGTCATTCGCTCGCGAAAGAGGCGTACAAGAATTAGTTCTGGATGCCCAAGATGCGGCCCTTATTTTTTATGAAAAATTAGGCTACACGATTGCTAGTCCAGGGTTCTTCGAGTACGGGCGCCCACACCATACGATGCACAAGATTTTACGCGAGGATGCCACCAATGCTTGA